From Rutidosis leptorrhynchoides isolate AG116_Rl617_1_P2 chromosome 3, CSIRO_AGI_Rlap_v1, whole genome shotgun sequence, a single genomic window includes:
- the LOC139901768 gene encoding uncharacterized protein, with protein sequence MGWAGFSWALLREQKASTRDTRALLDYLASALPLPVPALKELMHKLFSDHMEMEIELPTELIHRIQMCMSEKHAGGTCILSKSWLHAWYTIPHLRFHKNKLINNTFERYHRHNLPIQTLDIRFDDENKNTARLLKRWIPQVASKSFLKELSLSFNTNIYMDWSTVIDSIFSCENLTRISVTKEERGFSDTFNLRRINTMIKCVSLRVLVLQRVSITEEVFNSLVSTCMLLEKIQLWCCNGFKTLKVKDLPCLMELEIETWKEDLILEIDNVPSLVFFHYWKYIGESALEKPVSFNMHQIVSVRQLHIYNLGKDSIAEFFNMIKSKLIFLEELNVEFVYQSLDITSFVIASTSLKRLTLNVSNNMPNDIQIDAPKLLYFCYESHFIPTLSFPFVTPKKIELNFKLQTLVDLSFFLRMREVLNLSSTFDIYITGSMGDALAVLSNTDYNDLRKRGLFPATNVQKLHIQTFEDVRKHTQCYDYFFLICHPSHFKAKVGAIKDNNNRLFSVLTEKGIMNKNVEVLGDLTKVQLQNPCNGRWEDLTLTSWKTFIDPLSPYSYVDFKLEWFNP encoded by the exons ATGGGTTGGGCCGGTTTTAGCTGGGCTCTATTGCGTGAACAAAAAGCTTCAACAAGA GATACACGCGCGCTTCTCGACTACCTGGCGTCTGCATTGCCACTTCCGGTACCGGCGCTTAAG GAGCTAATGCATAAGCTTTTTAGTGATCATATG GAGATGGAAATCGAATTACCTACAGAGTTGATTCACCGAATACAAATGTGTATGTCCGAGAAACACGCTGGTGGCACGTGCATCTTGTCTAAGTCATGGCTACATGCTTGGTATACAATCCCACATCTGAGGTTTCACAAAAACAAGCTGATCAACAATACTTTTGAAAGGTATCACCGTCACAACTTACCAATACAAACTTTAGATATTCGGTTTGACGATGAAAACAAGAATACGGCTCGCCTCCTAAAACGTTGGATTCCACAAGTAGCTTCTAAAAGTTTCCTTAAGGAGCTTTCTCTTagtttcaatactaatatttatatggaTTGGTCCACAGTTATAGATTCGATATTTTCATGTGAAAACCTCACCAGGATCAGTGTAACCAAGGAAGAGCGTGGTTTTTCAGATACCTTCAACCTCAGACGCATCAACACGATGATAAAGTGTGTGTCCCTCCGAGTACTTGTGTTACAAAGAGTGAGTATAACTGAAGAGGTATTTAATAGCTTAGTGTCTACTTGTATGTTGCTTGAGAAGATTCAACTTTGGTGTTGCAATGGCTTTAAGACCCTTAAGGTTAAAGATCTTCCTTGTCTCATGGAATTGGAGATAGAGACGTGGAAAGAAGATTTAATTTTGGAAATCGATAATGTCCCAAGTCTTGTTTTTTTTCATTACTGGAAATATATTGGGGAATCGGCTTTGGAGAAGCCTGTATCGTTCAACATGCACCAAATAGTAAGCGTGAGACAACTACATATATATAATTTGGGAAAAGACTCTATTGCTGAATTTTTCAACATGATCAAGTCGAAATTAATTTTTCTGGAGGAGTTGAACGTTGAATTTGTGTATCAAAGCTTGGACATCACTAGCTTCGTTATCGCCAGCACTAGTCTCAAAAGGCTGACTCTAAATGTTAGTAATAACATGCCTAATGACATACAAATTGATGCTCCAAAATTACTTTATTTTTGTTATGAGAGTCACTTCATACCTACTCTCTCGTTTCCATTCGTTACTCCAAAGAAGATTGAGCTTAATTTCAAGTTGCAGACACTCGTTGATCTCTCATTCTTTCTTAGGATGAGGGAAGTACTCAATTTATCAAGCACGTTTGACATATATATAACCGGATCCATGGGTGATGCATTAGCAGTGCTATCAAACACTGACTATAATGATCTGAGAAAAAGGGGCTTGTTTCCTGCAACAAACGTGCAAAAATTACATATTCAAACATTTGAAGATGTGCGGAAACACACACAATGTTATGACTATTTTTTTTTGATTTGCCATCCCAGTCACTTTAAGGCAAAAGTAGGTGCTATTAAAGACAACAATAACAGGCTCTTCTCTGTACTAACAGAAAAGGGAATCATGAATAAAAATGTTGAAGTGTTGGGCGACCTAACAAAAGTGCAACTACAAAATCCTTGTAACGGAAGATGGGAAGATCTAACACTTACTTCTTGGAAAACCTTTATTGACCCCCTTAGTCCGTATTCTTATGTTGACTTCAAACTAGAATGGTTTAATCCATAG
- the LOC139898205 gene encoding probable methyltransferase PMT26 yields MALPKHSKVDGRKSTNSYCSTVTLVAFVALCLVGVWMMTSSSVVPLQNLDTKNVNPVKTVITKNYDTGDNSEETETSANSNSKEFEDNNGDLPEDATKGDSITSPQQDKNSPGDNSKEDQGHETASDNDKEINQEERFTKTSDESEQKGEQENSEEGKESKDGDNSPSEKQEKGSKEAKIDSSSTEVLPSGAQSEILSETTVQNGSFTTQATESINEKAGHNSPEHENNNNNNNIYHWKLCNVTAGPDFIPCLDNLQAIKSLRSTKHYEHRERHCPENPPTCLVPVPEGYKHPIEWPTSREKIWYHNVPHTKLAELKGHQNWVKVSGEFLTFPGGGTQFKHGALHYIDFIQENVPDIAWGKRSRVVLDVGCGVASFGGYLFDRDVLTMSLAPKDEHEAQTQFALERGIPALSAVMGTQRLPFPARVFDIVHCARCRVPWHIEGGKLLLELNRLLRPGGYFVWSATPVYRKGLEDVGIWDAMTKLIESMCWEVKSVSKDKINEVGVAVYQKPMSNECYEGRQQNEPPLCNESDDPNAAWKVPLQTCMHKVPVSAEVRGSKWPEQWPSRAEKPPYWLLTSQTGVYGKPAPEDFSADFEHWKRVVNKSYLNGLGIDWSTVRNVMDMRAIYGGFAAAIRDMNIWVMNVVSVDAPDTLPIIYERGLFGMYHDWCESFSTYPRSYDLLHADHLFSKIKRKCNMTALVAEADRILRPEGKLIIRDTLDIINEVENMVRSMNWEVRLTYSKDKEGLLCVQKTMWRPTEIETVPYAIA; encoded by the exons ATGGCACTACCGAAACACTCTAAGGTTGATGGCAGAAAATCAACAAACAGTTACTGCTCTACAGTCACATTGGTGGCTTTTGTGGCCCTCTGCTTGGTTGGTGTATGGATGATGACTTCGTCTTCTGTTGTTCCTCTTCAAAATTTAGACACTAAGAACGTGAATCCAGTTAAGACCGTTATAACTAAGAATTATGATACCGGTGATAACAGTGAAGAGACTGAAACTTCTGCTAACAGCAACTCAAAAGAGTTTGAGGATAATAATGGGGATTTACCAGAGGATGCAACAAAAGGAGATAGCATTACAAGTCCACAACAAGACAAAAACAGCCCCGGTGACAATTCTAAAGAGGATCAAGGTCATGAAACGGCATCAGATAATGACAAGGAGATAAACCAAGAAGAGAGATTTACTAAAACTTCAGATGAAAGTGAACAAAAAGGTGAACAAGAAAACTCTGAAGAAGGTAAGGAATCTAAAGATGGAGATAACTCACCATCAGAAAAGCAAGAAAAAGGAAGCAAAGAGGCAAAGATTGATTCTTCCTCAACTGAGGTATTACCTTCTGGGGCCCAGTCAGAGATTTTGAGCGAAACAACTGTTCAAAATGGATCATTTACAACTCAGGCAACAGAGTCAATTAATGAAAAGGCAGGGCACAATTCACCAGAACatgagaataataataacaataataatatttaccaCTGGAAACTTTGTAACGTTACTGCGGGGCCAGATTTCATTCCATGCCTTGATAACTTGCAAGCAATTAAGAGCCTTCGATCGACTAAGCATTATGAACATAGGGAAAGGCACTGTCCAGAAAACCCTCCTACTTGCCTTGTTCCCGTGCCTGAAGGATACAAGCACCCAATAGAGTGGCCTACTAGCAGGGAAAAG ATATGGTACCATAACGTTCCTCACACTAAGCTGGCAGAACTTAAGGGACACCAAAATTGGGTGAAAGTTTCTGGTGAATTCCTTACATTCCCTGGCGGTGGAACTCAGTTTAAGCATGGTGCTCTCCATTACATTGATTTCATACAAGAA AATGTGCCTGATATTGCTTGGGGGAAACGGTCACGTGTAGTATTAGATGTTGGATGTGGGGTCGCTAGCTTTGGAGGATATCTGTTTGATAGAGATGTTTTGACTATGTCACTTGCTCCAAAAGATGAACATGAAGCTCAGACCCAGTTTGCACTTGAAAGGGGAATACCCGCCCTATCTGCTGTTATGGGAACACAAAGACTACCATTTCCTGCTAGAGTCTTTGATATTGTGCACTGTGCACGTTGTAGAGTTCCATGGCATATTGAAG GTGGTAAACTTCTGTTAGAGCTCAACCGGCTATTACGACCTGGTGGCTACTTTGTTTGGTCTGCTACTCCTGTCTATCGGAAAGGTCTGGAAGATGTTGGAATTTGGGATG CAATGACAAAGTTAATAGAGTCAATGTGCTGGGAAGTCAAGTCCGTTAGTAAGGATAAAATAAATGAAGTGGGCGTAGCTGTATATCAGAAGCCTATGTCTAATGAATGCTATGAGGGAAGGCAACAAAATGAGCCTCCACTTTGCAATGAATCTGATGATCCAAATGCTGCCTG GAAAGTACCTCTACAGACATGCATGCACAAGGTCCCGGTTTCCGCAGAGGTACGCGGGTCCAAATGGCCTGAACAATGGCCATCAAGAGCTGAAAAACCACCTTACTGGTTGCTGACGTCACAAACTGGCGTTTATGGAAAACCAGCACCCGAGGATTTCTCTGCAGATTTTGAACACTGGAAACGTGTGGTTAACAAGTCGTATTTGAATGGCTTAGGCATTGACTGGTCAACTGTGAGAAATGTCATGGACATGAGAGCTATATATGGAGG ATTTGCAGCAGCAATAAGAGACATGAATATTTGGGTGATGAATGTGGTATCGGTTGATGCTCCTGATACATTACCCATAATATATGAGCGAGGCCTATTCGGGATGTACCATGACTGGTGTGAATCATTTAGCACTTACCCAAGATCTTACGATCTTCTTCACGCTGACCATTTATTCTCGAAGATAAAACGAAA ATGTAATATGACGGCTTTGGTTGCGGAGGCTGATAGGATATTGAGACCAGAAGGGAAACTTATTATTCGAGACACATTAGACATCATAAACGAAGTAGAGAACATGGTGCGATCCATGAATTGGGAGGTGCGGTTAACTTACTCAAAAGACAAAGAAGGATTGCTCTGTGTGCAAAAAACTATGTGGCGACCAACCGAGATAGAAACAGTCCCTTACGCCATTGCTTAA